A region of the Paenibacillus sp. J23TS9 genome:
TTTGCTATATTAACATGCAGAATTGGAGGAGATACGCATAATGAGTCATGCATTGCTGATGGAGCTGAACGAAGAAATCAGACGCTTATATATTGCTGGGAGTGACCTCGCAGCCGGAGACTATCGGCTGAAACGGCTGCTGCCGTCTTTTGAACAGCTTGGTGAACGGGCGCCGGTGTTTAAAAAGCTTGCCGAAGGTGTCCATGGCTTAATCGAAGCAGATAACAGCACCGATACGGACTCTGCCCGGCAGCTGCAGATCGTGAACCAGCTGCTGCAGTCCGTATTACATACCCAAGGCAAGGCGGCAGCAGAAGGAGAGACAACACCGTTTATAAGTAAACCTCTTTTGCTCCCAACCCGCCTGTCATATCGCAAATTATCTGCGGTTCGGACCGCACTGACGACACGTGGAGGTGGACGTCATGAAGTTATTCTGGAAGCTTACAGAGAGGGATTATTCCGGGATTTGCGACTCCTGCCGCTTGCCGTTGAAGCGCTTAACGACCCTTATGTAGAAATCGCAGAGTTTGCCATGACGGATATTCTGCCATCGTATGGACCGGAAATCGTGCCGCATCTTCTTGAAAGCTTTCAGCCTGCCGGGGGCAAACTCGAAGCACGCAAGCTGACCGTCATTTCAAAGAGCGGTGGTCAAGATGTAATACATGTCGTATATGAGGCTGCTGTTTCAGGTTCGGATGAGATCCGTACAACAGCCATTCGGCTGCTGGCAGGGAACCAGGAATATGAACAAGCGCTGCTGGACTTTAGCCGGGACAAGAAGAAGGGTATCCGTGAAGCTGCATACCATGCGCTCGCGGACAGTGGCTGGGAAAGTGCGGCTGAACGTCTGTACGAGGCTTCCAAAGGCAAAGACTGCGATCTCGTGAATTCTTCACTGACCCGGTGCCAGTCGGAACAATTGACCGGATGGCTTACACGGGATTTCTCGGATATTTTGCAGTCGCTGCAAGAGATAGAGGGAAACAAGCAAAAAACGGAGGAGATCTGGACTCAGGTAAAACGGTATCTCTGGTCCCTGCATCAAAAAGAGAGTCCTGAGCTAGAGGAACTGTATTTGAATGTCCTGCGTCAATATAAACTGTATATGTATAAACTCGGCTGGGTATTTTTGGCCAATGAAGCAATGAACTATATGAAACAAATAGACTCCGAAGAAGGTCGACAGCTCATGGAGGCAGCCGTGGAATTGGATTTAAAGCATTATGCCGGCACCAGCTCCTATGCGCGCGAGATATTCATTAAAGCACAGCCCGTTTTGTCCCCGGAGCGGTTATACGAGGAATACGCCAAGATCCTGATGGACCGGCTTCATGCATCAGCCGTAAGCCGCAGCGCCAATTATTGTAAACAGCTGCTGGATACGATGGAGGACCTGGTCATATCCAGGAGGTACCAAGCTTATAACAGGGAATGGGCATATGGTAAAAATGAAGGCTATACCTATCATGTGGAGATGCTGCCACAGGAGGAGATCGCTGCAAGCTGGGACTCAAGGTGGCTTGGGCATTTTATGGAGCTGGATCATATGGCCCTGGTTAGTGCATTTGCCCGTCCAGGACAGACTGAAGCGGCTTCTTATTTGCTTGGCAAGCTGCAGAATTCACCGGAATTTCGTAATCGTTTCGCCAATTTGGCAGTGATCGGGCTGGTTCGCGCAGGTATCCCGGAAGCTCAACTGCATGAAGCACTCGTTCGTGCACTGGAGGATGAACGGAATACCGATTGCCATGAAATCGAGCCGTACCTGTTCAATCAATTATGCCGACTTCCCGCAAGCTATGCTGAGCGAATCCGGTCTGCGTTGCCTAAGTTCAAGTCCAACGCAGAGGAGCAGCTGGAATTCATTTTGAAGGATTTGACGTCATCCATTCATTCATAAAGGAGTGTTATCTATGAGTACGGAACAAGCCATGCAGGATATCATGCGGCAGCCGTCTGAGCTGTTGTATCGGGAGGAGTTAAATGCATTAATTCAAGAGGATCAAGGGAAAATTCCGGCAGGTTGGCAGATGTCCCCGCAGTCGGTATTAAAATTTATTGTGGGAGGTAAGGCGGGAAAACAGGTCATTACACCAAAATATATCGGTAATCCACGTATTGTTGAAATGGCGATTGCGACGCTCGTCACGGACCGGGCGCTGCTGCTCATCGGTGAACCGGGAACGGCCAAATCCTGGCTGTCCGAAAATCTGTCTGCGGCCATCAATGGAAATTCTGGTCTCGTCGTGCAGGGGACGGCGGGAACCACTGAAGAGCAGGTACGATATTCCTGGAACTACGCCATGCTGCTGGCGCAAGGGCCAACGCCGGAAGCGCTAGTGAAAAGTCCGGTGATGAGGGCGATGGAGGCTGGAGGAATTGCCCGTTTTGAGGAAATATCACGCTGCGCCTCCGAGGTGCAGGATGCCTTGATATCCATACTTTCTGAAAAGACAATTTCTGTGCCTGAGCTCGGTAAGGAAATGAATGCCCGTAAAGGATTCAGCATTATTGCCACAGCCAATACCCGCGACCGTGGCGTGAATGAGATGTCGACGGCACTCAAGCGCCGCTTTAACATAATTGTCTTGCCGGCGCCTGCAGATCTTGAAACCGAAATGGAAATCGTGAAAAAACGGGTTGCCGAGATTGCTGCCTCTTACGATTTACAGGCGGCAGTTCCTGCGGATGAAGCACTACAAAAGGTTGTGACCATATTTAGAGAGCTGCGCAGTGGTATGACCCTCGATAAGAAGGAAAAGGTGAAATCTCCGGCAGGCGTCATCTCGACGGCCGAAGCCATTTCCCTGCTTACGAACAGCATGGCGCTGGCGGCGAGTTTTGGAAACGGACATATGACAGATGAGGATTTAGCGGCAGGACTGCAGGGGGCCATCGTGAAAGATGATGATAAAGACCGGCTTGTATGGAAGGAATACCTGGATAATGTGATGAAAAAACGCGGGGCAAGTTGGCGTGGTCTTTATACGGCATGCAAGGAGATGAATCAATGAATGCGGCCAGCGGCGCTGGGGTACATATTTTTGGCGTCCGGCATCTGTCGCCGGCCGGCGCTTTTCATGTCGCAGATTATTTGGAGCAGGTACAGCCTACAGCGGTATTAATTGAGGGGCCTTCAGATGCAACCTCTGAAATCCTCCACCTGACGAACAGCTCCACGAAACCGCCCGTTGCTATTCTTGCATTTACCGAGGAACTGCCTGTGCGAACGGTGCTGTGGCCTTTTGCTGTATATTCCCCCGAGTATCAGGCGATGATTTGGGCACGAAGAAATGGAGCTCACTGCGCTTTTATCGATTTGCCTTCATCTTTAGCTGTCTGTTTACAGGATGTACGAGGGGAACATGGGGAGAATCATTCGGGTCCAGATGAAGCCGAGGAATCAGAAGGGCAGCAGGCATTGGAGTCCAATACCCATAGATCAGAGCAAAGGGCAGAAAGTGACCGGAGTGAAAAGGCAGAAGACAGCAGCTCCATCTACAGCAGGATCGCGGAAATATCCGGAGAGGTGGATTACGACACGTATTGGGAGCGCAGCTTTGAGCATAACCTGAGCCCGGATGCTTACCGGCGGGCCATTTTGGCTTATTCGGGCCAGATGCGAGAGCTTACGGAGGAACAGGAGCGTAATAATCAGAGACTGGAATACGCCTATAATGCGGTACGTGAAGCCTATATGTGCCGGAAAATTGCAGATGCCATCGCGGCAGGCCACAAACCGGATAAAATTGTGGTGATCTGCGGGGCTTACCATGCTTCTGCTTTGATCAATCTTTCATCTGCGATGACCGACGATGAATTAAAGCAGCTGCCTTCCCGCAAGACGAAGCTGACGCTCATGCCTTATTCTTATTTGAAATTGTCGTCTCTCTCCGGCTATGGTGCCGGCAATATTGCTCCGTACTATTTTGAAATGATGTGGGGACATATGCTTCAAGGCACGCTTGGGGATTTGCCTCATCATTACCTGTCATCGGTGGCGGGTGATTTAAGAAAAGCCGGCACGCACCGCTCGACTGCGGAGGTAATCGAGGCGGTACGGCTGGCTGAATCCCTTGCAGCGCTGCATGACGGCTTGGCCCCAACGCTCAGGGATCTAAGGGATGCAGCCAAAACACTCCTTGGAAGGGGAGAGCTCTCGGTAATTGCGGAGTCATTGGCAAGAACAGAGGTTGGGACGTCGATCGGAGAATTGGCAGAAGGCGTCAGCCAGACACCAATTCAGGAGGATATGAAACGACAGTTGAAGCGGCTGAAGCTGGATAAATACAAGTCGGCTGTTGCAAGCGATCTGATCCTCGATCTGCGCGAGAACCGTAGGGTGTCTTCGGAAGAAGCTGCCTATCTCGACCTGAACCGCTCATTCTGGTTTCATCGCTTGAAACTGCTGGGGATTCATTTTGTCAAAGAAAGCGTCAGATCTCAGGAACAGGCCATCTGGGCGGAACATTGGGTTGTCCAGTGGTCACCTGAAGTGGAGATTGAGGTTGTTGAATCCACGCTGCTCGGCGAGACGGTGGAAATCGCAGCGGGATTTGTCCTGCAGCAGCGGCTGGAAAGCTGCGCCTCAATTGAAGAAGGATCTGGGCTTATTACTATGGCATACGAGTGTGGAATGATTCATCAGATGGAGGCTGCCCGCCAGACCTTGCAAAGACTTGCGGTTGAAAGCCAGGATGTTGTACACATTGCGGCAGCGGCCAGAAAGCTGTCGCAGCTGATTCGTTTCGGAGGAGTACGAAGAATGAATACGGCGCCGCTCGTACCACTGCTTCAGCAGCTGTTTATGCGGGCCTGCCTATTTTTATACGATGCGAGTCAGTGCAATGATGAAGTGGCGCAGGCGATGGCTTCGGCGATCAATGAAATGAACCATATCGCTTCGGAACACAGCGAAGAAGTTGATGAAGCATTATGGATTCAAGAGCTGGGCAAGTTGTCAGACAGGGACGATGCTCATCCGCGTCTTTCGGGACTTGCTTGTGCCATTTCGCTGGAACGTAATGATATTACGGCGGAGCAATGCGCTGCGGAGGTATCCCGGCGGCTATCTCCGGGTATTCCGGCAGATCTTGGGGCAGGATGGTTCGAGGGGCTTGCGATGCGCAACCGCTATGCGCTTTTATCGCGAATGAGCCTGTGGGAACAGCTGGATGAGTATATTTGTACACTCGAGAACGAAGAGTTCGTGCGAGCACTTGTATTTTTGCGCCGTTCATTTAGTGTCTTCACCCCGAAAGAGAAAACGATGGTAGCCGAGCTGCTTGGTGAGCTTTGGGGTGCGGATACGGAGCAGGTAGCGGAAATACTCATGGATGACCTTAAGGAGGATGATACACGGATGCTGAATGAATTAAATGATTTTGACTTTGAGGATTTTTAAATATGGGAAACAATGCAGAACATCAGGCATTATCCCGTTGGCGGCTCATTCTGGGCACGGCTGCTGAAGAGGAACTGAACCGCTACAGCAGCGGCGGTCATTTGGAATTGTCCAGCGATGAGCTGATTATGGACCGGGCACTCGCTGCTATTTATGACCAAACGGATGATTCCGGGCAAGATGGCGGAACTTCTTCGGGCGCAAAATCACGTAACGCAGGTCAAGGGAAGTCCGCACCGCGGTTAGCGCAGTGGCTCGGGGACGTGCGTGCTTTTTTTCCTGACGACGTGGTCTCCGTTATACAGAACGATGCCATGGAGCGAAAGGGCTGGAAGCAGCTTTTGTTTGAGCCGGAAGTACTGGCAAGTGTAAAACCGGATATACAGCTGGTCGGAACTCTGTTGTCACTTAAAGGGAAAATACCGGAGCAAACGAAAGATACCGCACGAATGCTGGTGCAGGCCGTGGTGGATGAACTCGTTAAAAAAATGGAGCAGGATATTCAAAGGGCCGTTACCGGTGCGCTGAATCGCAGGCAGCATACGCCGCTTTCCTCATTAAGCGGAATAGACTGGAAGCGGACAATCCAGAGAAATCTCAAACATTATGATGCCGGACTACAGCGGATCATTCCCGAACGATTCTATTTCTATGACCGTGCAAGACGGAATAAGGAATGGACGGTTATCGTGGATATCGACCAGAGTGGCTCCATGGCGGAGTCGGTCATCTGGGCATCGGTAATCGGATCGATTTTTGCCAGCATACCTGCGCTTGATACCCGCGTCGTTGTGTTCGATACAGAGGTGGTTGATCTGACAGAACAATGTGCGAATGATCCCGTGGATATGCTGTTCGGTATTCAGCTTGGCGGTGGTACGAATATCGATAAATCAGTAGCATATTGTGAGCAGTTTATTCAGGAACCCAAAAAAACATTGTTTATTATCATTTCTGATCTTTATGAAGGTGGTAACCAGTCAAGGCTGATACGGCGTATGCGAGAGATGAAGGAATCCGGTGTGAAGACACTCTGCCTGCTCGCGTTATCCGATGAAGGTAAGCCATTTTATGATGAGCAGCTGGCCAAGGCTTTGACGAAGGATGGAACCCCTTGCTTTGCCTGTACTCCCGCGCTGCTGCCGCAGTTGGTGGAAGGTGCGTTAAAAGGACAGGATCTGTCGGAGCTAGCCAAGAGGCTGGAGACGAAGGGAATCTGAGAAGCATCCGATCAATTCACGCAAGTGGGTCAATGGGCGCAACAGACGAAATCGATAAGCGGATATTGATGATGGAATCCATAGGGTACGGTGTTCAAAAGCGTCTCATATCGTCCATAGTAAGGGGTTGAAATTCAACCAATAACCTGTAATCCATGTAATATCCGTATATAGATTTCGTCACTTTGTTTGCACGCACTTCAAATGCTTTCATTCTATACCTAAATAATGCTTTAGCGTTACATCAAACAGGTCGATTATGATCAGTTGCCACCATGATTACCCTGTTTTTTTTATCATATTTTCTCACAGGTTTTCAACATAAACGTATTTACGAGTAAATACCCCAATGGATATCGTTATCGGGAATATCGAAAGTTGGAAACTCAAACTTCATAATAAGGGGGGGGATTACATATACCGAATAGATCTCTTATTTATAATTCACCAGATTACACGCGGGATATCCAATAAGCGGGTCTTCGGCTTAACGGATGCCTTTTATATGAGATAAAGACTATCTTCAGTTTTAAGGGCTATAATAGAATATATAAAGTGATATTTTACCAAAAGAGGAGGTCGGAACCTTGGATTACACACCGGAAATCATTGAACGCAGTCATACGGAGCGAGGTGACATTCAGCTACAAAAAAGAGAGCGTCATTATGAGATCATTTACAACGGCATCTTTTTAATGGCAACATATAATGGGAAATCGGAACGTTTGCTCGTCAGCAGTGCTTTGGAGAGATGCAGGAGCGCGCATAGGGTGCTCATTGGCGGTCTTGGAGTCGGATTTTCACTGGAAGAAGCGTTATCCGATTCCAGAGTCGGGAA
Encoded here:
- a CDS encoding DUF5682 family protein; translation: MNAASGAGVHIFGVRHLSPAGAFHVADYLEQVQPTAVLIEGPSDATSEILHLTNSSTKPPVAILAFTEELPVRTVLWPFAVYSPEYQAMIWARRNGAHCAFIDLPSSLAVCLQDVRGEHGENHSGPDEAEESEGQQALESNTHRSEQRAESDRSEKAEDSSSIYSRIAEISGEVDYDTYWERSFEHNLSPDAYRRAILAYSGQMRELTEEQERNNQRLEYAYNAVREAYMCRKIADAIAAGHKPDKIVVICGAYHASALINLSSAMTDDELKQLPSRKTKLTLMPYSYLKLSSLSGYGAGNIAPYYFEMMWGHMLQGTLGDLPHHYLSSVAGDLRKAGTHRSTAEVIEAVRLAESLAALHDGLAPTLRDLRDAAKTLLGRGELSVIAESLARTEVGTSIGELAEGVSQTPIQEDMKRQLKRLKLDKYKSAVASDLILDLRENRRVSSEEAAYLDLNRSFWFHRLKLLGIHFVKESVRSQEQAIWAEHWVVQWSPEVEIEVVESTLLGETVEIAAGFVLQQRLESCASIEEGSGLITMAYECGMIHQMEAARQTLQRLAVESQDVVHIAAAARKLSQLIRFGGVRRMNTAPLVPLLQQLFMRACLFLYDASQCNDEVAQAMASAINEMNHIASEHSEEVDEALWIQELGKLSDRDDAHPRLSGLACAISLERNDITAEQCAAEVSRRLSPGIPADLGAGWFEGLAMRNRYALLSRMSLWEQLDEYICTLENEEFVRALVFLRRSFSVFTPKEKTMVAELLGELWGADTEQVAEILMDDLKEDDTRMLNELNDFDFEDF
- a CDS encoding HEAT repeat domain-containing protein translates to MSHALLMELNEEIRRLYIAGSDLAAGDYRLKRLLPSFEQLGERAPVFKKLAEGVHGLIEADNSTDTDSARQLQIVNQLLQSVLHTQGKAAAEGETTPFISKPLLLPTRLSYRKLSAVRTALTTRGGGRHEVILEAYREGLFRDLRLLPLAVEALNDPYVEIAEFAMTDILPSYGPEIVPHLLESFQPAGGKLEARKLTVISKSGGQDVIHVVYEAAVSGSDEIRTTAIRLLAGNQEYEQALLDFSRDKKKGIREAAYHALADSGWESAAERLYEASKGKDCDLVNSSLTRCQSEQLTGWLTRDFSDILQSLQEIEGNKQKTEEIWTQVKRYLWSLHQKESPELEELYLNVLRQYKLYMYKLGWVFLANEAMNYMKQIDSEEGRQLMEAAVELDLKHYAGTSSYAREIFIKAQPVLSPERLYEEYAKILMDRLHASAVSRSANYCKQLLDTMEDLVISRRYQAYNREWAYGKNEGYTYHVEMLPQEEIAASWDSRWLGHFMELDHMALVSAFARPGQTEAASYLLGKLQNSPEFRNRFANLAVIGLVRAGIPEAQLHEALVRALEDERNTDCHEIEPYLFNQLCRLPASYAERIRSALPKFKSNAEEQLEFILKDLTSSIHS
- a CDS encoding VWA domain-containing protein, giving the protein MGNNAEHQALSRWRLILGTAAEEELNRYSSGGHLELSSDELIMDRALAAIYDQTDDSGQDGGTSSGAKSRNAGQGKSAPRLAQWLGDVRAFFPDDVVSVIQNDAMERKGWKQLLFEPEVLASVKPDIQLVGTLLSLKGKIPEQTKDTARMLVQAVVDELVKKMEQDIQRAVTGALNRRQHTPLSSLSGIDWKRTIQRNLKHYDAGLQRIIPERFYFYDRARRNKEWTVIVDIDQSGSMAESVIWASVIGSIFASIPALDTRVVVFDTEVVDLTEQCANDPVDMLFGIQLGGGTNIDKSVAYCEQFIQEPKKTLFIIISDLYEGGNQSRLIRRMREMKESGVKTLCLLALSDEGKPFYDEQLAKALTKDGTPCFACTPALLPQLVEGALKGQDLSELAKRLETKGI
- a CDS encoding AAA family ATPase — encoded protein: MSTEQAMQDIMRQPSELLYREELNALIQEDQGKIPAGWQMSPQSVLKFIVGGKAGKQVITPKYIGNPRIVEMAIATLVTDRALLLIGEPGTAKSWLSENLSAAINGNSGLVVQGTAGTTEEQVRYSWNYAMLLAQGPTPEALVKSPVMRAMEAGGIARFEEISRCASEVQDALISILSEKTISVPELGKEMNARKGFSIIATANTRDRGVNEMSTALKRRFNIIVLPAPADLETEMEIVKKRVAEIAASYDLQAAVPADEALQKVVTIFRELRSGMTLDKKEKVKSPAGVISTAEAISLLTNSMALAASFGNGHMTDEDLAAGLQGAIVKDDDKDRLVWKEYLDNVMKKRGASWRGLYTACKEMNQ